In a genomic window of Sphingomonas koreensis:
- a CDS encoding 5-(carboxyamino)imidazole ribonucleotide synthase — MTAIPPGSTIGILGSGQLGRMLAVAAAQLGYRCHIYAPESGPACDVAGGFTAGSYYETDLLAAFAKRCDVLTYEFENVPVEPLRALADFAPLRPGTRALEVAQDRAVEKAFARDNGGRTAPFALCNSREELDAALAETGTPAILKTLRLGYDGKGQARIMPGDDLDAAWDAVNGQPSIAEGFVTFAHEFSIMLVRGIDGATAHYPAPLNVHRGGILATSTVPAPALVLEQVDAAAALAAQLAAALDYVGVLTCEFFATADGPVFNEMAPRVHNSGHWTIEGAVTSQFENHIRAICGLPLGSTALTGTSVEMQNLIGDEANDWPAFLAEGDAHLHLYGKNEARPGRKMGHVTRVRR; from the coding sequence ATGACCGCGATTCCTCCCGGCAGCACCATCGGCATCCTCGGCAGCGGCCAGCTCGGCCGGATGCTTGCAGTCGCGGCGGCACAACTCGGCTATCGCTGCCACATCTACGCCCCCGAAAGCGGCCCGGCGTGCGACGTGGCCGGCGGGTTCACGGCAGGCTCCTACTACGAGACCGATCTGCTCGCAGCCTTTGCCAAGCGCTGCGATGTTCTGACCTACGAGTTCGAGAACGTGCCGGTCGAGCCATTGCGCGCGCTGGCCGATTTCGCGCCGCTGCGCCCCGGCACGCGCGCGCTCGAAGTCGCACAGGATCGCGCCGTCGAAAAGGCGTTCGCGCGCGACAATGGCGGTCGTACCGCGCCATTCGCACTGTGCAACAGCCGCGAGGAGCTGGACGCCGCCCTAGCCGAAACCGGCACTCCCGCGATCCTCAAGACCCTGCGCCTCGGCTATGACGGCAAGGGTCAGGCACGGATCATGCCCGGCGACGATCTCGACGCAGCTTGGGACGCCGTGAACGGCCAGCCATCGATCGCCGAGGGCTTCGTCACCTTCGCGCACGAATTCTCGATCATGCTGGTGCGCGGGATCGACGGCGCCACCGCCCATTACCCCGCCCCGCTCAACGTCCATCGCGGCGGCATCCTCGCGACCTCGACCGTTCCCGCTCCGGCATTGGTGCTCGAACAGGTCGATGCCGCAGCCGCGCTTGCCGCCCAGCTCGCGGCGGCGCTCGACTATGTCGGCGTCCTGACCTGCGAGTTCTTCGCCACCGCGGACGGCCCGGTGTTCAACGAAATGGCACCGCGCGTCCACAACAGCGGCCACTGGACGATCGAAGGCGCGGTCACCTCACAGTTCGAGAATCATATCCGCGCCATCTGCGGTCTCCCGCTCGGTTCGACCGCACTGACCGGAACCTCGGTCGAGATGCAGAACCTGATCGGCGACGAGGCCAATGACTGGCCCGCATTCCTCGCCGAGGGCGACGCCCATCTCCATCTCTACGGCAAGAACGAAGCCCGCCCCGGCCGCAAGATGGGGCACGTCACGCGGGTTCGGCGCTAG
- a CDS encoding LysR substrate-binding domain-containing protein has protein sequence MFKPRRLPPLAALRAFEAAARHLSFRAAASELAVTPTAISHQIRLLEATLGLPLFVRRTRQVALTEAGQRLFPALRDGFDGFARVIGELKLKRQSVTVSATTQFTSRRLLPAVPAFNRQHPEIDLRLNASETPVDIAAGAADIAVRYGGEIGAGLRSEPLLAERFGVLCSPMLGLTAPEDLNSVPLLHTDWLRDVTPDWRRWAKLAGVTELKLDQGARFTNGDHAIQAAIAGQGAIVASLILAEEEIRAGLLVQPFGPVIEGIYYQLVTRTQPPSREVEAVLTWLREEVARPRRSAR, from the coding sequence ATGTTCAAACCGCGCCGATTGCCGCCACTCGCCGCGCTTCGTGCGTTCGAGGCGGCGGCGCGGCATCTGAGTTTCCGCGCGGCGGCGTCCGAGCTCGCGGTGACCCCGACTGCGATCAGCCATCAGATCCGCTTGCTCGAAGCGACGTTGGGGTTGCCGCTGTTCGTCCGGCGCACGCGGCAGGTTGCGCTGACCGAGGCGGGGCAGCGGCTGTTTCCGGCGCTGCGAGACGGGTTCGACGGGTTCGCGCGGGTGATCGGCGAGCTGAAACTGAAGCGGCAAAGCGTCACCGTCAGCGCCACCACGCAGTTCACCTCGCGCCGCCTGCTGCCCGCGGTTCCGGCGTTCAACCGGCAACATCCGGAGATCGATCTGCGGCTGAACGCCAGCGAAACGCCGGTCGATATCGCCGCGGGAGCCGCGGACATTGCGGTGCGCTATGGCGGCGAGATCGGAGCCGGGCTGCGGTCGGAGCCGCTGCTTGCCGAGCGCTTCGGCGTTCTTTGCAGCCCGATGCTCGGCCTGACCGCGCCTGAAGACCTGAATAGCGTTCCGCTGTTGCACACCGACTGGCTGCGCGACGTCACGCCCGACTGGCGCCGCTGGGCGAAGCTGGCCGGCGTCACGGAGCTGAAGCTCGACCAGGGTGCCCGCTTCACCAATGGCGATCACGCCATCCAGGCGGCGATCGCGGGGCAGGGGGCGATCGTCGCCAGCCTGATCCTGGCGGAAGAGGAAATTCGCGCCGGCCTGCTCGTCCAGCCATTCGGGCCGGTGATCGAAGGCATCTATTATCAGCTGGTCACCCGCACCCAGCCGCCGAGCCGGGAGGTGGAAGCCGTGTTGACCTGGCTCCGCGAAGAGGTCGCGCGCCCGCGCAGGAGTGCTCGCTAG
- the ada gene encoding bifunctional DNA-binding transcriptional regulator/O6-methylguanine-DNA methyltransferase Ada, which translates to MSKMIPDDEAWEAFQRRDRAYDGRVIAGVLTTGIYCKPSCAARHPKRENVVFFPDAESARATGLRACLRCKPDEIGRERIAVAKAVALLEAAEDAVTLDTLADHVGYAPHHFQRLFKRATGVTPAAYARSLRARRAAEALTAEDNVTTAIYEAGYSAPSRFYETSNARLGMTPSAWRNGGAGMTIRWIVADTSLGALLIAATDKGLCRVAFDEDSLSLATRFPRAEIVPGGAALAALAMQVVAEVEQPGRHADLPLDVRGTAFQEAVWQALRAVPPGETVSYAQLAVAAGSPGAVRAAGTACGANNVAVVIPCHRAQRSDGSMGGYAYGVDRKKVLRRREGVTE; encoded by the coding sequence ATGAGCAAGATGATCCCCGACGATGAAGCCTGGGAAGCGTTCCAGCGCCGCGACCGCGCCTATGACGGGCGGGTGATCGCAGGCGTGCTGACCACCGGCATCTATTGCAAGCCGAGCTGTGCGGCACGGCACCCCAAGCGCGAGAATGTGGTGTTCTTCCCGGATGCGGAGAGTGCGCGCGCCACGGGTCTGCGCGCCTGCCTGCGCTGCAAACCCGACGAGATCGGGCGCGAGCGGATCGCTGTGGCCAAGGCCGTCGCGCTGCTGGAGGCGGCGGAGGATGCGGTGACGCTCGACACGCTGGCGGACCATGTCGGCTATGCGCCGCACCACTTCCAGCGATTGTTCAAGCGCGCGACCGGCGTGACCCCAGCGGCCTATGCCCGATCGCTGCGCGCCCGGCGCGCTGCGGAGGCGCTGACCGCCGAGGACAATGTGACGACCGCAATCTACGAGGCGGGCTATTCGGCGCCCAGCCGCTTCTACGAGACGAGCAATGCACGGCTGGGCATGACGCCGAGTGCCTGGCGCAACGGCGGCGCGGGGATGACGATCCGCTGGATCGTGGCGGACACCAGCCTGGGCGCGCTGCTGATCGCTGCGACCGACAAGGGGCTGTGCCGGGTCGCGTTCGACGAGGATAGCCTGAGCCTTGCCACGCGCTTCCCCCGTGCGGAAATCGTGCCGGGCGGGGCGGCGCTGGCGGCGTTGGCGATGCAGGTGGTGGCGGAGGTCGAGCAGCCGGGCCGCCATGCCGATCTGCCGCTTGACGTGCGCGGCACCGCGTTCCAGGAGGCCGTGTGGCAAGCGCTACGCGCGGTTCCGCCGGGCGAGACGGTGAGCTATGCCCAGCTCGCGGTGGCGGCGGGCAGCCCCGGCGCGGTGCGCGCGGCGGGCACGGCGTGCGGCGCCAACAATGTCGCAGTGGTCATCCCCTGCCACCGCGCCCAGCGCAGCGACGGAAGCATGGGCGGATACGCCTATGGCGTCGATCGGAAGAAGGTGCTGCGCCGCCGCGAAGGAGTGACGGAATGA
- a CDS encoding M16 family metallopeptidase, translating to MKPAFASLTAIAVVLGAPAYAQQAPAPVGDLVKRVDIPYEEFRLANGLRVVIHTDRKAPVVGVAVWYNVGSKHEPKGKTGFAHLFEHLMFNGSENSPGEFFEPLKEVGATDYNGTTNVDRTNYFQTVPRAALDRALFLESDRMGYLLGAVTQGKLDEQRGVVQNEKRQGDTQPYGLLRYKVTEGLFPEGHPYRHSTIGSMADLDAASLDDVKNWFRQYYGPNNAVLVLAGDIDAATAKPLVEKYFGAIPKGADIADPKIDVPTLAAAKKEVMKDRVAVTRIYRMWAVPGMRDKDSTVLDIATGVLGGLASSRLDNALVKQEKLAVSVGAFNQSMAQAGMVLISADVRPGVDPAVVEKRLDELIADYLKNGPTNDELERYKTRTASSRIRGLESVGGFGGKAVTLASGALYMNDPGFYKKQLADLAAVTPAQARDVAAKWLSRPAYSLTIEPGPREAYTEAAATPKKPVAAEAAFKGTRGALPAVAEVKDIDFPAVTRTRLSNGIELVYAQRDAVPVTQAVVSFDAGVASDVPAALGTEGMTLALLKEGTASRNSIAIAEAQERLGAGIGTGSTADRAYVSLFTPSPNLAGSLELMADITRNPAFPAAEIERVRGQMLAGIKQIKSNPAGLAQMAMPTLLYGKDSPYAKMAAVGGDEDAVKKLTRDDLVNYYKAWIRPEKAKIFVVSDRPLAEVKAAFEGRFGDWKGEGAPGTKTFAAKATQAAPRIVLIDRPDSPQSLIVAAQMTPVDPFADPIALGTASEVLGGDFLSRINMNLREDKSWSYGVRGSVARMEHAVPFTISAPVQADKTGPSILEIQKEVGDYLSSKGVTQTEFDRSVISSVRKMAGQYETAGAVLGAMQSNDFMRRPDDYQDGLAKKYRALTIAQVDAAARGAIDPKRFIWVVVGDAAKVRGQLDSLGLPVEVVKPESVGAAAKAAAN from the coding sequence ATGAAGCCAGCCTTTGCCAGCCTCACCGCGATCGCGGTTGTCCTCGGTGCGCCCGCCTATGCGCAGCAGGCGCCCGCGCCGGTAGGCGACCTCGTGAAGCGCGTGGACATTCCCTACGAGGAGTTCCGGCTCGCCAACGGCCTGCGCGTGGTGATCCACACCGACCGCAAGGCGCCGGTGGTGGGCGTCGCGGTCTGGTATAATGTCGGATCGAAGCACGAGCCCAAGGGCAAGACGGGTTTCGCGCATCTGTTCGAGCATCTGATGTTCAACGGATCCGAAAACTCGCCGGGCGAATTCTTCGAGCCGCTCAAGGAAGTCGGCGCGACCGACTATAACGGCACCACCAATGTCGATCGGACCAACTATTTCCAAACGGTGCCGCGGGCCGCGCTCGACCGGGCGCTGTTTCTGGAGAGCGACCGCATGGGCTATCTGCTCGGCGCGGTGACGCAGGGCAAGCTCGACGAGCAGCGCGGCGTCGTCCAGAACGAGAAGCGTCAGGGCGATACACAGCCCTATGGCCTGCTGCGTTACAAGGTGACCGAGGGCCTGTTCCCCGAGGGGCATCCTTACCGCCACTCGACGATCGGCTCGATGGCCGATCTCGACGCGGCCAGCCTCGACGACGTCAAGAACTGGTTCCGCCAATATTATGGTCCCAACAACGCGGTGCTGGTATTGGCCGGGGATATCGACGCCGCCACCGCCAAGCCGCTGGTCGAGAAATATTTCGGCGCGATCCCCAAGGGCGCCGACATTGCCGATCCGAAGATCGACGTGCCGACGCTCGCCGCCGCCAAGAAAGAGGTGATGAAGGATCGCGTCGCCGTCACCCGAATCTATCGCATGTGGGCGGTCCCGGGGATGCGCGACAAGGATTCGACGGTGCTCGACATCGCGACCGGCGTGCTCGGCGGTCTCGCCAGTTCGCGGCTCGACAATGCGCTGGTCAAGCAGGAGAAGCTCGCGGTCAGCGTCGGCGCGTTCAACCAGAGCATGGCGCAGGCGGGGATGGTGCTGATCTCCGCCGATGTTCGCCCTGGCGTCGATCCGGCGGTGGTCGAGAAGCGGCTCGACGAGCTGATCGCCGACTATCTCAAGAACGGTCCGACCAACGATGAACTGGAGCGCTACAAGACACGAACCGCGTCGTCGCGCATCCGCGGGCTGGAATCGGTGGGCGGCTTTGGTGGCAAGGCGGTGACGCTGGCCTCGGGCGCGCTCTACATGAACGATCCGGGCTTCTACAAAAAGCAGCTCGCCGATCTGGCCGCGGTGACGCCGGCCCAGGCGCGCGACGTCGCGGCCAAATGGCTGTCGCGTCCCGCTTATTCGCTGACGATCGAGCCGGGACCGCGCGAGGCCTATACGGAGGCCGCCGCGACACCGAAGAAGCCGGTGGCGGCCGAGGCCGCGTTCAAAGGCACGCGCGGCGCGCTGCCCGCGGTGGCCGAGGTGAAGGATATCGATTTCCCTGCGGTGACCCGCACCAGGCTCTCCAACGGGATCGAGCTGGTCTATGCCCAGCGTGACGCGGTACCGGTGACCCAGGCGGTGGTGAGCTTCGATGCGGGCGTCGCATCGGATGTTCCGGCCGCCCTTGGAACCGAGGGCATGACGCTGGCACTGCTCAAGGAGGGCACTGCAAGCCGCAACTCGATCGCGATCGCCGAGGCGCAGGAGCGGCTGGGCGCGGGTATCGGTACGGGCAGCACTGCTGACCGGGCCTATGTCTCGCTGTTCACGCCGAGCCCGAACCTTGCCGGGTCGCTGGAGCTGATGGCGGACATCACCCGCAATCCGGCCTTCCCGGCGGCGGAGATCGAGCGGGTGCGCGGCCAGATGCTGGCCGGGATCAAGCAGATCAAGTCGAACCCCGCGGGTCTCGCCCAGATGGCGATGCCGACGCTGCTTTACGGCAAGGATTCGCCCTATGCGAAGATGGCGGCGGTCGGGGGCGACGAGGATGCGGTGAAGAAGCTGACCCGCGACGATCTGGTCAACTACTACAAGGCGTGGATCCGTCCGGAGAAGGCGAAGATCTTCGTGGTTTCGGATCGTCCGCTCGCCGAGGTCAAGGCTGCGTTCGAGGGTCGCTTCGGCGACTGGAAGGGCGAAGGCGCGCCGGGCACCAAGACCTTCGCGGCCAAGGCGACACAGGCCGCGCCCAGGATCGTGCTGATCGATCGTCCGGATTCGCCCCAGTCGCTGATCGTGGCGGCGCAGATGACCCCGGTCGATCCGTTCGCGGATCCGATCGCGCTGGGCACGGCGAGCGAGGTGCTGGGCGGCGACTTCCTGTCGCGCATCAACATGAACCTGCGCGAGGACAAGAGCTGGTCCTATGGCGTGCGCGGCAGCGTGGCGCGGATGGAGCATGCGGTGCCCTTCACCATCTCCGCGCCGGTCCAGGCCGACAAGACGGGCCCCTCGATCCTCGAGATCCAGAAGGAAGTCGGCGACTATCTGAGCAGCAAGGGCGTCACCCAGACCGAGTTCGATCGCTCGGTGATCAGCAGCGTGCGCAAGATGGCGGGCCAGTATGAGACTGCGGGGGCCGTGCTCGGTGCGATGCAGTCGAACGACTTCATGCGCCGTCCGGACGATTATCAGGATGGGCTTGCGAAAAAATATCGTGCGCTCACCATCGCTCAGGTTGACGCTGCGGCACGCGGGGCAATCGACCCCAAGCGCTTCATCTGGGTGGTGGTCGGCGACGCTGCGAAGGTCCGCGGGCAGCTTGACAGCCTTGGCCTGCCTGTTGAGGTGGTGAAGCCCGAGTCCGTCGGCGCTGCCGCAAAGGCCGCCGCCAACTAG
- a CDS encoding M28 family metallopeptidase, whose translation MIRQLCAAALLAAASPLAAQTAADEPAFSPDQMRAHVEFLADDLLEGRDAGTRGYDIAALYVASRFDALGLKPGGSKGWYQPIDFARARFRKDAPATITIGGTAFQNGVDVMMTAHAREPDQLLAADAVFVGYGLDSPTHGFDDYSGLDVRGKFVVLLSGVPEGRTSSEIAAHLGSEKARMAERRGAVGVITIPTRAFLASTPWKRLAGYSASSRYVWIGKDGKPWSAAPEIRATAYAHGPAAEALFAGARMNLKRVLDAAARKSAMPRGFALKAPVRIERHSMVEKISSANVVGIIPGSDPELAKQVVMITAHLDHDGVDPKLEGDKIYNGAMDNAAGIATMLEVARAFAEGKDKPKRTVMFAAVTAEEDGLLGSQYLAKHPLVPAGGRVAGVVNLDMPVLTYDFSDVIAFGGEHSTLGPIAERAVARAGIKVSPDPMPEQGIFTRSDHYSFVVEGIPSIMLATGFAGEGREKFMNFLTKTYHRPNDDLGQAFNWQAGARFARINYLIAREIADGAEAPRWFAGDFFGNTFAPTAPKAPAPVRPKAK comes from the coding sequence ATGATCCGACAACTCTGCGCCGCCGCATTGCTTGCGGCAGCATCGCCGCTTGCCGCCCAGACCGCCGCCGACGAACCCGCCTTCTCACCCGATCAGATGCGCGCGCATGTCGAGTTCCTTGCCGATGATCTGCTCGAGGGGCGCGATGCCGGCACCCGCGGCTACGACATCGCGGCGCTCTACGTCGCCAGCCGCTTCGACGCGCTCGGGTTGAAGCCCGGCGGCAGCAAGGGCTGGTACCAGCCGATCGATTTCGCCCGCGCCCGGTTCAGGAAGGACGCGCCCGCGACGATCACGATCGGCGGCACCGCCTTCCAGAACGGTGTCGACGTGATGATGACTGCCCATGCGCGCGAGCCCGATCAGCTGCTCGCCGCCGATGCCGTGTTCGTCGGCTATGGCCTCGACTCCCCGACCCACGGCTTCGACGACTATTCGGGACTCGACGTGCGAGGGAAGTTCGTCGTGCTGCTCTCCGGCGTTCCCGAGGGCCGCACGTCGAGCGAAATTGCCGCGCATCTCGGCTCGGAGAAGGCGCGCATGGCCGAACGGCGCGGCGCGGTCGGGGTGATCACCATCCCCACCCGGGCCTTCCTCGCCAGTACGCCGTGGAAGCGGCTGGCGGGCTATTCCGCCTCGTCCCGCTATGTGTGGATCGGCAAGGACGGCAAGCCCTGGTCGGCGGCGCCCGAAATCCGCGCGACGGCCTATGCCCATGGCCCGGCAGCGGAGGCGCTGTTCGCGGGAGCGCGGATGAACCTCAAGCGCGTGCTCGACGCCGCCGCCCGCAAGAGCGCGATGCCGCGCGGCTTCGCGCTCAAGGCGCCGGTGCGCATCGAACGGCACAGCATGGTCGAGAAGATCTCCAGCGCGAACGTCGTCGGCATCATCCCCGGCTCCGATCCGGAACTGGCAAAGCAGGTGGTGATGATCACCGCGCACCTCGACCATGACGGCGTCGATCCCAAGCTTGAGGGCGACAAGATCTACAACGGCGCGATGGACAATGCCGCCGGCATCGCCACGATGCTGGAGGTCGCGCGCGCCTTTGCGGAGGGCAAGGACAAGCCGAAGCGCACCGTGATGTTCGCCGCGGTCACCGCGGAGGAGGACGGGTTGCTCGGCTCGCAGTATCTCGCCAAGCATCCGCTCGTGCCTGCGGGCGGCCGCGTTGCAGGCGTGGTCAATCTCGACATGCCGGTGCTCACCTACGACTTCAGCGACGTGATCGCGTTCGGCGGCGAACATTCGACGCTGGGCCCGATCGCCGAGCGCGCGGTGGCGAGAGCCGGGATCAAGGTCTCCCCCGATCCGATGCCCGAACAGGGCATCTTCACCCGATCCGACCATTACAGCTTCGTCGTCGAGGGCATTCCCTCGATCATGCTCGCCACCGGCTTTGCGGGCGAGGGACGCGAGAAGTTCATGAACTTCCTCACCAAGACCTATCACCGCCCGAATGACGATCTCGGCCAGGCGTTCAACTGGCAGGCGGGCGCTAGGTTCGCGAGGATCAACTATCTGATCGCACGCGAAATCGCCGACGGGGCCGAGGCGCCGCGCTGGTTTGCGGGCGATTTCTTCGGCAACACCTTTGCGCCCACGGCGCCAAAGGCGCCGGCTCCGGTCAGACCGAAGGCCAAATAA
- the purE gene encoding 5-(carboxyamino)imidazole ribonucleotide mutase yields the protein MADAPLVGIIMGSTSDWETMRHAADILTELGVANESKVVSAHRTPQRLYDYATGAADRGLKVVIAGAGGAAHLPGMAASMTHLPVLGVPVESKALKGMDSLLSIAQMPGGIPVGTLAIGKAGAINAGLLAAAILATSDAALADRLKAWRARQTDSVATDPE from the coding sequence ATGGCGGACGCACCTCTGGTCGGCATCATCATGGGCAGCACCTCCGATTGGGAGACGATGCGCCACGCCGCCGACATCCTCACCGAGCTCGGCGTCGCCAACGAGAGCAAAGTCGTCTCCGCCCACCGAACCCCCCAACGCCTCTACGACTATGCGACCGGTGCGGCCGATCGAGGGCTCAAGGTAGTGATCGCGGGCGCGGGCGGCGCGGCGCACCTGCCCGGCATGGCGGCGTCGATGACCCATCTCCCCGTGCTCGGCGTGCCGGTCGAATCCAAGGCGCTGAAGGGCATGGACAGCCTGCTGTCGATCGCCCAGATGCCCGGCGGCATCCCCGTCGGCACGCTCGCGATCGGCAAGGCCGGCGCGATCAATGCCGGCCTGCTCGCCGCCGCCATCCTCGCGACCTCCGACGCTGCCCTCGCCGACCGGCTCAAGGCATGGCGCGCGCGCCAGACCGACAGCGTCGCCACCGATCCCGAATAG
- a CDS encoding DUF1203 domain-containing protein produces MSYVIHGLDPAPFVHLYGLSSDELATQGAVRMIADAKPGYPCRVTLEDVEPGGAVLLVNHEHLPVDTPYRSRHAIFLAEGAHAPARYEAAVPEQLRIRLLSVRAFDADDMMIDAEVLDGAGLEAEIARMFADPRTAYLHVHNARRGCFAARVDRA; encoded by the coding sequence ATGAGCTATGTCATCCACGGCCTCGATCCGGCGCCGTTCGTCCATCTCTATGGTCTTTCCAGCGACGAACTGGCGACGCAGGGGGCGGTGCGGATGATCGCCGACGCCAAGCCCGGCTATCCGTGCCGCGTCACGCTGGAGGATGTCGAACCCGGCGGAGCAGTGCTGCTGGTCAATCACGAGCATCTGCCGGTCGATACGCCCTATCGCTCGCGCCATGCGATCTTCCTCGCGGAAGGTGCGCATGCGCCGGCGCGCTACGAAGCCGCGGTCCCGGAGCAGTTGCGCATACGCCTGCTGTCGGTACGCGCGTTCGATGCGGACGACATGATGATCGATGCCGAGGTGCTCGACGGCGCGGGGCTGGAGGCGGAGATCGCGCGGATGTTCGCCGATCCGCGCACTGCCTATCTCCATGTCCACAATGCACGGCGCGGCTGTTTCGCTGCGCGGGTCGATCGCGCCTGA
- a CDS encoding FMN-dependent NADH-azoreductase, translated as MHPIESRPFRLLWIDSSARPGRSGRDPRGSHTRRLTARFVERWQAARPQDSVVHRDVGANPPAPVTGEWVAAAFTRPDRRDPAQRAVLAQSDELVTELIAADLIVIGAPMYNFGVPAPLKAWIDNVVRVGMTFGFDRARGDVPYWPMLTGGKQLVILSSRGDHGYDPGGRLADINLVEASLTVPLGYIGIDRHAGVAIEYDEFGDDRLAASIARAEAETDALAARLAAEMPAAV; from the coding sequence ATGCACCCGATCGAATCTCGCCCCTTTCGCCTTTTGTGGATCGATTCCAGCGCCCGGCCCGGCCGCTCCGGCCGCGATCCGCGGGGCTCCCACACGCGCCGGCTCACCGCGCGTTTCGTCGAGCGCTGGCAGGCGGCGCGTCCGCAGGACTCGGTCGTCCATCGCGATGTCGGCGCCAATCCGCCGGCACCGGTAACCGGGGAATGGGTCGCCGCCGCCTTCACCAGACCGGATCGCCGCGATCCGGCGCAGCGCGCGGTGCTCGCGCAAAGCGACGAGCTCGTCACCGAGCTCATCGCCGCCGATCTCATCGTGATCGGCGCCCCGATGTACAATTTCGGCGTTCCGGCACCGCTCAAGGCGTGGATCGACAATGTCGTCCGGGTCGGCATGACCTTCGGCTTCGATCGCGCCCGCGGTGACGTTCCCTACTGGCCGATGCTGACCGGCGGCAAGCAGCTGGTGATCCTCAGCTCGCGCGGCGACCATGGCTATGACCCGGGCGGCAGGCTCGCCGACATCAACCTGGTCGAGGCGAGCCTCACCGTCCCGCTCGGCTATATCGGGATCGATCGCCATGCGGGGGTCGCAATCGAATATGACGAGTTCGGCGACGACCGGCTGGCCGCATCGATCGCGCGCGCCGAAGCGGAAACCGACGCGCTGGCCGCACGACTGGCGGCGGAAATGCCGGCCGCCGTCTAG